The Miscanthus floridulus cultivar M001 chromosome 6, ASM1932011v1, whole genome shotgun sequence genomic interval GAGTTCTTAATTTACCACATTGCGCATGTGGCACGCCACGCCAGCCCGACACGTTGGCGCCCAGTCAGCATAGGCACGCGAAATGTCCTTGCTGCCCCTGACCTGCTCCTCTCTCTCCATCTCTGACAACCGGGTCCTGCAGCTCCCTCTCACTGTCAGGTGGGCCCTACTCGTCAGCTTTGTCTTCCACCTCCGGCAACTGGATGGGAGCACACGAAGAAGCTCCGCGGGCGTTGGCCGCGAGCGAGCACGGTGGCACTGGGCAGCCAACCGCGGCGAGCTCCCGTCGACCGGCACGCACGCGCCTCTCCCAGACGAGCACCGTCCACGGTGAAGGAACATGAAGCAGTAGAGGTGGACAAGCTCGCCTGCGGCCATGGCCAGCCGCGCTTGCCGGGGCTGAGCTCGCCCGCGGCCAGGGACAGCCGCGCCGCCAACGCCGACCTCACCCACGGCCAGGGCCactagcgccgccgccgccagccacgTGGGGGACGGTCGGACGGAGCTCGGAGCAGCACGACGTGAGGAAGCCGAGGAGGAGGCGCGCGAGCTGCAGCTCTACCGCTGCCTCGCTGGCGCGGCGCGAGGAGCTCCGCCGCTGCCTCGTCGACGCGGGCGCGAGTAGCTCCCCCGCGGCCTAGTCGGCACACgtgcgagcagcagcagctcgcCGCGGGCTTGCGGGCACGCGTGCGAGCAACTCCGTCGCGGCCTCGTCGGCACACGTGCGGCCTCGCGAGCGCGCGGAGAGGGAGACCGAGGTGGTGGCTCACCCGCCGAGGAGCTCGCATGGGGAGCAGCTACTCCGCGCGAGGACCCAGTTGCCGGAGGTGGAAGACAAAGCTGATGAGTAGGGCCCACCTAAGCAGTGAGGGAGCTGCAGGACCCGGTTGTCagagatggagagagaggaacAGGTTAGGGGCAGCCAGGACATTTTGCGTGCCTATACTGACTGGGCGCCAACGTGTCGGGCTGACTTGGCGTGCCACATGCGCAAATGCGGTAAATTAAGAACCCAAACTTCTCTCATGTGGTAAAATGTAAATGTCAAATTAAAAGTGATAATTGGATGAGTGTCAATCTTAATAATGGTAAAAATGTAAAAGTCCCATATGCCAACCGCCGTGTAGAAACGCAACTGCAGCAACCTTTTTATGCAGACGCGCAGCAGCTGCGATCCGTGCGCCTCTCTCTACAATCCTAGGTCTTGTTTAAATTGCTTCAaagttctaagttttttcaccaTCTCTCCATTACATCGAATCTAGGGACATATGCATACAGcagtaaatatagataaaaaataactaattacacagtttgattgtaaattacgagacgaattttttgagcctagttagtccatgatcggacaataattatcaaatacaaacgaaagtgctatagtgccaaatttttctaagggggtgtttggttcctacaggaaaattttagtccccgTCCTATCGAAtgtttaaacacatgcatgaagtattaaatatagacgaaaaaaataactaattgcacagattgtggctaatttgtgagacgaattttttaagcctaattagtctatgatttgacaatgttgtgcaacagtaaatatgtgctaatgtcagattaattaggcttaataaattcgtctcgtaaattagtctctatttgtgtaattagttttataattaactcatatttagttttcctaaatagcatccgaataTTTAATATGACATGAACTAAAAATTAGTCCAGAAAAACAAACACCCCCTAgctcttgcaatctaaacaaggtccTAGCTCTTTCCTCCGACttcgctgcctgcctgcctcgtcCGTCTCGCCCGGTCCTCTCTCACTCGACGAAGACTCCTCTCGCTTCGCTTCGCTTCCAAGTTCACCCCAATGGCGACGCAACCGCTTACATCACCGCGCCGCGAGCCAAGCGCTTGAGCGAGAAGACCGAGACCGAGAGCAGCACCCACCAACCGCGCGCCTTTGCGCCGGCGCATGGCGACGCCGGGGCTGGACCAGGTCATGGCATTCCTCACCGACCACGGCTTCGCCGGCGCGGCCTCCGCGCTCCGTGACGACGTCCTTGCACGCACCGCCGCCGGGGACGAAACTCACGACGCCGCATTAGATCCCCATCTCCCGCCGCTCCGGATGCCCGCCTCCGCCGCCGGTGCTGGCGCTGGCTCTGGCACGCCGGCGCCAGCGAGCCCCGGTTCCAGCTCCGGCTCGGCGTCCTCATCAGCTTTCGTCAGCATGCGCTCCACGCCCTCAGGTACCCAAGGCACGAGGCATTTTTGTCGCTAGCTTTAAACCCTCTTCTCCTTGCTTTCCGTGGGCGTATCACACAATCTCGATCTGTGCGCCGATATTTCCGCGGCTTCGGGGCCAATTCGGCGCTGATGGTTGGATTAGCGCGTGTATTTTTTCTGTGGCTATGAACTGTATAACATAAACGATCTTCGATTTCGTAGGAGAGTTGTTAAACCTCTCCGCCACTTTAATTTCAGTCTCTGCGCTTGGTTCAGTGTCTAGCGCCGAATTTCTGCACATTTGACCAATTCTGAACGAAAACCCCTTATTGTTTTGCCGATTATAGGGCTGTTGAATCCGTATGGGCTGTGGTCGCCGCGGCATTCGCAGTCGGACGCCTCTTCATCGGAGATGGAGTTTGGTACAGCGCGCCAGTATGACACCACCGACCTCTTCTTCCAAGAGGACTGGCTCTACGACGATCACCTCTTCCCTAGCAAGCTGGACGATGAGGATGACGAAGGCAAAGAGGAGGACAAGTTTGTAATGGATGCTCACGATGGCTCGGAGCAGGTAGAACTAGGCAAGCTTGGTGCAGGCCATAACCACCGTCATGAACACATCGGTGGTGACCGATGTGAAGGTTGCGCTGAGGTGTACACATGCTCATCACCACTCTGCGGTTGCTGTGGAGGGGGACTCAAGAATGACGGGCTTGATGTGGCCAGGAGCTCAAGCTCCACTGTGTATGGGAGATACCAAATCATGGATGACCAGACAGAGATACTGGATGATTGTGCGCAGGATGGGTTTCAATTGAAGCAGAGTGGAGGTATTATGTTTGAATGCGGTATGCCGAGGGATCCTAGACGAGGAGATGATGATTCAGAGCTGAGTGTTGTGGAgaaggagcttcaaatgctcagTTCATTTGATACTGGTGCTGTTGCGAGTAAGTACTTCTCGAGCCTTTCAGTGGAGTTCATCTCTCCACCTAGTAGCActccttatttatttatttatttgtttgtttgtttgtgtgtgtgtgtgtgtgggtgggtgggggtcCTGCTGAATTTTGGTAGCAGCACAGTATATAGTTTGTCCATTATAACCCACTTTATGGCCAAAGATAATGTGAATTTATTTATTGAATTTAATGTAGGTGGAAAAGGGGAATAAATGATAACAATGAAGAAGTTAGATTCTGTGGAGTTGCCTTGTGAAAGCTAAATCTCTGTTGCAATTTGGTTGATGTGTAGTTTAATAAATGGAGGGGGGAAATGTTATACTAGACGCTAGTAACATTTTTATATAATATCTACTGTTTCTCAGTATGGTTACCATTTTATGATTATGTTTCTCAAGGATTATCTCTGGAAATTCTAAAGAAGCAGAGTTTGTCTATGCTGGTAAATGATGTTCTGCGTTTAAGAACCTAACTTTGGTTAAACAATTGCTATATACAATCAGGATCTTTAAAACACACATTTCAAATATGATGGTCTTGGTTTTAACGTATTTAGCTATTTGAAATGTAGCCAGGTCCAACCTACTATTTGATCAATCGTATTAAAATAATGTTAGTCCATCTTTATATTTGTGAGTAATTTAGTATCAGTTGTCCATTTGTCCTGGTCCTTGTTAGAGgctatttttttgcttatgtgCTGGTCTAATTCTCTTCATGTATTTCATAGATCACGGTGTACATGATTTCACGGACAATGGCGAGCTCAATGGCAGCTGTGACAAAAATCTTAAAAGCAGCATTGATAAAGAATATCCGAAAGGTCATCGGATACAGCCATTCCCTGAAAGTGGTAATCCTGATGAAGCATATGAGTTTCAAAATGTTGGATTATTAAATGCAGATGTTCAACATTCTACTGCTCTTAAAGCTGAGGAAGATGCCGAGACAAATATTGATCTTGCTCTCTCTGATTTTCACCGAGAATATGAGGTATTTGAATTGAGAATTATCCACCGCAAGAACAGGTTCACATTCTCTTTTTTACTTTGAATTCTCTTTGTTAAATTGTATGTTGGTTGATCCATTTTCGTACTTACATAATATAGGCATCCACTGCAGGACTGGCTTTGAAGAAAACAAAGATTTCCCCATTGTCTTAAATTCAGTTGTTGCTGGAAGGTATTATATCACTGAATATCTAGGCTCGGCTGCATTCAGCAAGGTTGTGCAAGCACATGATCTTCAGACAGGAATGGATGTTTgccttaaaataattaaaaacgaTAAGGATTTCTTCGACCAGAGCTTGGATGAGATAAAACTTCTGAAGTTCGTGAACAAATATGATCCACTAGACGAGCACCATGTATTGCGCCTCTATGACTACTTCTACCATCAGGTATATGCCTCATAAGAGAGACTACTGGCTAAGTTACCCCCTTTGATTCAACTTGTTTGGATCCTAACTTCCTAGGAAGGCATCTCAAAGGACATAGTCCAGGTGACTAGTTCTTGAGCAATATTGCAATTATCTTAAAAAAGGATCAACTGAAATATTATACCAGTGTGCTTTAATTGCTTCATACATGTACGGTGGCAGATTTTAGTGGGATTTTTCAATTCTCATGACCTTGCATGGTGCTGATAGCGAGCAAATATTGGCAGGAACACCTTTTTATTGTCACTGAACTACTGCGAGCAAACCTATATGAGTTTCAGAAATATAATCAGGAATCTGGTGGTGAGGTGTATTTTACTTTGCCTAGGATACAGGTATGTTCTCCATCCTTCACTGAGATGTACTCCATGAGACCATGACTGCTACTTATAATGAGATCACACTTGTATATAATGAGCATTCACATTTCACCCTGTAGTCAGCCCCTAGACGAAAATTTTCCAACATGCTTCGCATTTAAACACAGTTGTTTGACCATTGGACTGTAACTGAGCAAACATATTTGATACCCTGAAAAGGTTGCCTTGGCAATTTGACTAACTCTTTTAAGTTATGAGTGTTATTAAGTTTCATTCAGAAAGTTACAAAGTTCTAGCAATTTGAAAGTTTGCCTTTGTTGTAGGTTATAGCTCGGCAATGTTTAGAGGCCTTGGTTTACTTACACCGTTTGAGGGTCATTCATTGTGACCTAAAGCCAGAAAATATTCTTATCAAGAGCTACAGTAGATGTGAAATTAAAGTCATTGATCTGGGAAGTAGTTGCTTCTTGACAGACAACTTATGCCTCTATGTCCAATCACGCTCTTATCGAGCTCCTGAGGTCATTCTGGGCCTACCTTATGATCAGAGGATTGACATTTGGTCTCTTGGTTGCATCCTTTCTGAACTGTACACTGGTGAAGTAAGTATGTTTTATTTACTGTAAATGCTTGGCAGCTTGTAGGATTGCAACAAACTGGTCTTAGTATTGTTTTGGCAAAATTTTGAGGCCTCTTTTCTTGTATGAATGCAATACCAACATATAACTCCAACCAGAAATAGAAAATAATCTTTTTTATTAATGTTGTAAGCACATGTGAGCTGGAGAGTTGAGGAATTAGGTGTTTAGGTGCTTCTTTTCCTTGGAACTATAGCTTCTGTCCTTTACATGTAACAGGTATTATTTCCTAACGAGCCTGTGCCCATGATGCTTGCTCAAATGATTGGGATAATCGGCCCAATTGACATGGAAATGCTAGAATTGGGACAGGAGACACAGAAGTATTTCACTGATGATTATGACCTTTTTACCAAGAATGAGGTAAGATTCTTTTTTCATACTTGCTCACCTGCCTATGGTAACGCTAAATGAGTATCCTTTAATCACAAAATCTATATTGCACGAGCTGCTTCTGTTGTTTCCTTCGCCTTCATAATTTTCATTGCACCTTAaacaaagggcgtacccagtgcagagagctcccgctctgtgcggggtctggggaagggtgtcagtggcaagccttaccctcgcctgtgcaatgcgaggagaccgtgactcgaacccgggaccttccggtcacaggcggtaagactctaccgcttgcaccaggcccgcccttcattgcACCTTAAACAGATTTAATTAAATTTGAATACGCTACAGAATTATATTTATACGTCTTCTTGCTCACTTGATACATTAAAGACATAACTTTATAGCATTGTAAGTTTATTTGTTCGAATCGAGAAGACCTAAGTTTTTCCTTTTAATTTGAGTTTCACTATGCACATATCTGTACTGTTGGTCATAGAACAGCAAACCCTAACAATTCCCTTCTTTGCCTCATTTATATCCAGGAGACAGATCAGCTAGAGTATCTGATCCCAGAGAAATCCTCCTTGCGACGGCACTTGCAATGTCCTGATTCAGAATTTGTCGATTTTCTGTCTTATCTGCTGCAGATTAACCCCAGGAAGAGACCTACAGCTGAGGAAGCACTACAGCATCCATGGCTTTCTTTTGCGTACTAATGAGAAGTCATCTGGTGCTTTCTTCACATATAAGGATGAGTTTCTCCTAATTTGGAGCCCTCATAAAgtcattgatttttttttattttcttggaGTTTCTCTTAATTAACGTGAATCGTTACTCTTTTCCTTCATTTGTAGAAGAGCCCTCGTTTTGTGGGTACAGAATTCTTCTTTTTTGTGTCTTCAGGGTAATTCTTGGTGTGAACCCCTGATCTGTGAGTGATTCATGAGTGTATGTAAATATCAGAAAATTTTCCGCGGTGTATCTGTACAGTTGAAAGCCCACTCTTGTACTCTGTCTGATCCGTTAATGATAACATGAGAAAATATTGTTCAATGTTTCATCATTGTTGGCTCTATCTTTGATATGTGATGTGTCCAATATCACGATGCTATTTGATTTGATTGTAGGTTATTCACTTATTCTTATTGAAGAAACAAGAATGGGACCAGCGGTGATGGCAGATCGTCATATCCTATTTTCTGAGGTAATATAATTAATAGTAAAATAAATAAGATGGTTCAGATTTTTTGACAATGTGCCGTGTGAGTTTGTGACTGCTCTGTGAATTCCTGCGTCCTGACTCCTGACTCCTGACTTCCTGAGCAAAAACATCCAGCTCGCGCAGGCGCAGCAAACATCCAGCTCGCACAGGCGCAGCCGCCAGCCGGCCGATGCAAAGCCCAATGGACCAAGGGACAGCGCACACTGCTCGGATGCCGCAGCCTTTGGCGCTTTCCTGGCGTGAGCGTGACGTCGACACCAACGGCAAAAATCTCCTATCCATCTCTCATTCTCTCCCTTCCCCTGCCGCGGCACTGCCACTCCCGCTCCCACGCGGCCACACGCCGACACCCAATGCCGCCCACTACagccgcggccgcggccacggCGCTCCCATCCCCTTCTCACCGCAGGGTCCCCGCCGCGAAATCCGTCTGGCTGAACCCCAACCTGCCCACCTCTCACCCCCTCCACCAGCGCCACAAGTCCGCCGCCGAGCTCCAACAACGGCAGCACGAGAACCGTACGATCGACGTCCCCGCCCTCGTGACCGCGCTCTCCGCCGCGCGGAAGGCTCCCGACCTGGCCGCCGTGCTCGCCCCGCACCGACCCGTCTCCGCGCGCCTCCTCGGTGCGCTCCTCTCCCGCCTCACCGACCCGCGCCGCGCCGTCGCGCTGCTCGACCTCCTCGCGCCGGACCTCCCCGCCCCCGAGCTCCTCATCCCCTATAACCTACTCCTCCGCTCTGCCTGCCGCGctggcgagctccgcctcgcctccgGCCTCCTCCTCGAGATGCGGGAGAGGGGCGTGACCCCCGACGCGTTCTCGTATTCCACCCTCCTCGCCGCGCTCACCCGCGCGGGCCACCTCGACCACGCGCTCACCTTCCTGCCGCTCATGGAGGATGACGCCGTGGCTCCGGACCTtatcctcttctccaacctcatccaCCTCGCCCTCCGCGGTGGCGACGCGCCCAAGGCGCTGACGCTCTTCTCCCGGCTGCGCGCCGCGGGGATCAGGCCCGACCTCAAGGCGTAcaacgccgccgtcgccgcctacTGCAAGTCCGACCTTATCCGCGACGCCAAATGGCTGCTGCTCCACGACATGCCGGCCCACGGCGTCGCGCCCGACGCGCAGACCTACTCCCCCATCCTCTCCGCGCTGGCGCGAAGGGGGCGGCACCTCGCGGCCGTGTCGCTGTTCTCGCACATGCGCGCCGTGGCGCGCGTCAAGCCGGACCTCTCGGTGTTCAACATCATCCTCAACGCGTACGGGCAGCTGGACCTCGCGCGCGAGGCGGACCGGCTGTTCTGGTCCATGCGCAGGGCAGGCGTGCCGCCAAGCGTGGTGACCTACAACACCATGCTCCGTGTGTACGGCGATGCCGGGCTGTTCGGCGAGGCGGTTCACCTGTTCGACCTCATGCGCAGCGCTTCCGATGGCAATGGTGGCGCTGGTAGCGGCGTCAAACCGAACGTGGTGACGTACAACACCGTGATTGCCATCTACGGCAAGTCGCTGGAGGGCGAGAAAGCCGGGAGGTTGGTGCAGGACATGCAGGCCATTGGTGTCCAGCCCGATGCCATCACTTACTCCACTATCTTGTCCATCTGGGTGAAAGCAGGGAAGCTCGACCGCGCTGCCAAGCTGTTTGAGAAGCTGAGGGAAGCTGGCACGGAGATCGACCCAGTGCTGTACCAGACAATGGTAGTGGGGTATGAGCGTGCCGGGCTTGTCTCACAGGCCAAGCGTTTGTTGCGCGATCTGAAAGACCCAGAGGGCATCCCCAAGGAGACAGCCATCAAAATCTTGGCGAGTGCCGGTCGTCTGGAAGAGGCCACATGGTTGTTCCGTCGTGCGGCCAACACCGGCGAGATCAAGGACTCATCGGTGCACAGAGCAATGATGGACTTGTACGCGAAGAACCGAAGACACCGGAATGTGATCgaggtgtttgatgaaatgagGAAATTGGGCCAGTTACCAGACTCGGAGACGATTGCCACCGCGATGAATGCTTATGGCAAGCTGAAGGATTTCGACAAGGCCGCGGCGCTGTACCAGGCGATGAGGGAGGAAGGCTGTGTGTTCTCAGACCGGGTGCACTTTCAGATGATTAGCCTCCTTGGTGCTCATCAGGACTTCGAGGCGCTGGAACTGCTGGTTGGCGAGCTAAGCCATGACCCAAGCATCGACAAGAGGGAGCTTTATCTTGTGGCTGCCGGCGTCTATGAGAGAGCATACAAGATTGATAAGGCATCCCAGATTATAAGCCAGATAAGAAGTTCCAACGAATTCGATGTCCAGAAAGTCAGATAAAAGGCTCCATGTTCCAGTAACTTGTTCAGCGAATCTGGCGACAATGTTTCAGATAAAATAACAAAGACCACTGACTTATGGTTGTTGCCATTGGTGAGTAAGGTTCAAACATGCTATCTGTGCCAATTATTGTGCTTACTGCTAATATTAATGATTATTACATACCGGATTGTTAGATTCATAATGAATACGTTAATGGACATTGGTTCTCCAGGTGTAAACTTGACATCGATGAGCTATGAACTATTCATTAGACTATCATAACTGTGAACATCCAAATTTTACAACAGAAGCTGATATACAACAGTTAATTGATATAAAATGCTCCACTACACAAATACAAATCTGAAGTCATGCTAGATTACATTTTTCTTATCTTCGGATGTGACAACTCCATATGAACAGTGACTCGGTTTTATCAGAACCCTAAATAAATATTGATGATAATGTACAGGTGCTCTCCCTTAAGGGGCTTATCGCATAGTAGGCACTTCAGGCCTTCATCAAAACAATTCCATTGTGCGGTAGCAAAACTTACACAGCCTGATTTGTTTGGGGGATCCCATGCTTTTGGAACCATTCTGGCATATGAAACCTTTCATGCAATACAGGTCTGACATCTTTCTGGAGGGAAAGATGCTTCAGGAGTGGAAATATAACTGTCATGAGCTGAAATGTTAAATCAAGAAAAAATCAGTGCGATTTTTTAGGCTAGAAGTTCAGGCCATGCAAAACTTGGTGCTCATCGTCAGTTACCTGGTCATCAGAATGTTGTCCAGCTGAAAATGGAACACAAGGTATTCCATTCAAAGGCTGAAGAATGAAACTGAACGGATTGTTGTCGACAATGACAATCCTGCCAAAATCTTTTGACACGCAAGAAAGATCTTTCACATGTTCTCTGTACTCCCTGCAATTATGCAACCCATTCATATCAGAAAATTGGCAAACAAGTATGGTGTGAATCGGTCAGGCAGGAAGAGAAAAACATCAAGAAACAAGTGTATTACGATTGAATAACTCGGTGAATCAGCATAAACATGCATGCTAAAGGAAACATCCATAGTTGTACACAGGCAACGATGATAGATCAAGACACCCAATAAAAATGCACATTGAATATATTGTAGAAGTTCTGGAGTGCTGATACTCTGAGAAATACTTGGTAAAGAAGATAAAATGAACGCTAAAATCTAAACACCATGAGCATTCCATGTGTACAATATGAACATCATTATTGATTGCTGTGGTACAACATGATTTGTATAGAGAAGGTAATATAACTTACGTGGTAACAGTTGATGGGCGATAGAGACGAAGTCTGAATCTATTGTGAACATCTATTCGGTCAACTAAAGGTCTAGCATAACCTGAGGAGAAGCATGGATAGGTTAAGTGAGGAAATGCGTGAAAATTGATTGGGCTCCTAGGTTGTGAAAAATAACAGCAGCAAACATACCTTCTAAACCTGCTGTAAAAAGAATAAGATCTGCAAATTCACTAGTTTTCTGCAAGAACTCATGCAAACCAGGGCGCTCAAAAACAGTCACATGATTCACCTTCTGTTTTCCTTCAACATCCTTTAAAGTTTACAAAAGCAAAAGCTCATTTATCAGTCGTGATTCAAATTATTACAAACAAAGTGACATAGCAAAGATACAAGTTTGGTACCTTATCAGACGATATACATTCCATATCAAAGCAATGTAATCCTGCTTCAACAGCTTCTGTGCGCACAATAGCAGGAAGACTAGATGATTCATATGCAGAAACTAAAGTCTCATCCAAGTCAAGCACTACCTGAACAGACAGCCGTAATGTTGTCAGAATATTCGATGGGTAAACACAAGAGAAAATGTTCAAGGTGACTTCATTTCAAGGCAATTAAGTAGTAATGCTTAGCAACAATATAACTTCCAGTTTTCAGTTTTGACTCCATTTATGTGAAGCTATAAGCTTCTTTGCCGATCCAAACTATTAGAAATCCAACTATGAGCATACCTTGCAGTATAACAGCCCATGTAATGGATCATCTATAATCAGCTGATAAGATACTATGTCATAATCCAGCTACAATCAAGATGTTCAACAATGATGGCAGGTTATCTAGTCACCTACACACAATGACAGGAAACCAGTATCCTGGAACTATTTCCCACAGCTTCACTAGAAGATCACTGGAAACATATTGCCACCAGTTCAGAGAGGAGATAATGCAATCGTAAGTCTGTACTACTAAAACAAGCAAACCCTTCTTTTGCAATTGCAGCGCAGTTAATTGCCCATACTAATAACTCATGATGACAACTTATAACACACAATCCTCAGGGAAGGGCGGAAGGCCTGCTACACAGTCGAAATATACTCTACAAACAAAAATCAACTGAACTACCTGAACTAAGCCACCAAACCTCGATTAACCTTAAATCAGCCACTTCACCTAATCCCAATCACCCCCAACTACCGAAGCATCATCCAATTTGATCAACATGCAATTCCTACCGTCCCAAGTCCACTGTACTATTTGATTGAAAACCATATACACCACAAAGGCGCCATTTTCCCCCACCCCTGACATCAAAAGCTCCACCGAATCGAATTAAAAAAAACGAATCTTCGTACCGTGAGGCGGCCCAGGGGCTCAGGCGCAGGTGTCGGGGCAGGCGCCGCGTCAGCTGGGATCTCGGAGCGGAGCGGCATGAAGGCCACCTCCGGCGATGGCTCCGAGGCCGCGGTCCCTGGAGAGGAGCGGGTAGCGGAAGCCGACGAAGGACAGGAGCTGGGCGCAGGAGGGCGTGCCCCGGAGTAtctggagcaggacctggaggAGGAAGCCGATCCACCCCACCACCGCCCGCCACGCCTGCGACGCCGCCTTcccccgctgctgctgctgcgccgccgccgccgcggtcggCGAGtacacctccgccgccgccatggaaACCGGCGACGACCTGTCGCGCCACGTGGTTGCCGGTCCGGGAGGCTGGAGACGGGGAGGAGGATGGAGGGAAGGCGAGGCCGGAGGCAaccggaggaggtggtggtggtggtcggtcTCCGCGCCCGCGCCCGGGTACGTGGTGTTTTTTGTGGGCGGGTGAGCTTAGCGGAATAGGGTATTAGTGATAGGTGTAGATTCAGGCGTCCCCACCTGTCAGGGATAGTACAGCTGGACTAGCGAGTTTGCCGCGAGTGGTAATTATCGTACGCGCACCAGGCAGTTTTCAGTTTTTCTTGCACGTTTCAgtatttcctctcttttttatcATTTCCGCCTTTCGCTATTTCAGTACTGGCTTGATGTTCAGTCTGTGTTAATTCTCTACGTATTTCTCTTTGCTGCGATGGAAACATCATTGGCGGTACAGTGACGTTGACTCACATTAGTACAGCTCATACAGTATGTTGTAGAACTCAACTGGGTTTGTTTGATTTGGGTACCATCGTATCCTTTTGTCCTACGCTAAATTTCAAACCGCCTGGATTGACATTGTCTTTGCTGGACTAATTGCAGACTATAGAAAGGTTTT includes:
- the LOC136456768 gene encoding uncharacterized protein isoform X3, which translates into the protein MATPGLDQVMAFLTDHGFAGAASALRDDVLARTAAGDETHDAALDPHLPPLRMPASAAGAGAGSGTPAPASPGSSSGSASSSAFVSMRSTPSGLLNPYGLWSPRHSQSDASSSEMEFGTARQYDTTDLFFQEDWLYDDHLFPSKLDDEDDEGKEEDKFVMDAHDGSEQVELGKLGAGHNHRHEHIGGDRCEGCAEVYTCSSPLCGCCGGGLKNDGLDVARSSSSTVYGRYQIMDDQTEILDDCAQDGFQLKQSGGIMFECGMPRDPRRGDDDSELSVVEKELQMLSSFDTGAVANHGVHDFTDNGELNGSCDKNLKSSIDKEYPKGHRIQPFPESGNPDEAYEFQNVGLLNADVQHSTALKAEEDAETNIDLALSDFHREYEVFELRIIHRKNRTGFEENKDFPIVLNSVVAGRYYITEYLGSAAFSKVVQAHDLQTGMDVCLKIIKNDKDFFDQSLDEIKLLKFVNKYDPLDEHHVLRLYDYFYHQEHLFIVTELLRANLYEFQKYNQESGGEVYFTLPRIQVIARQCLEALVYLHRLRVIHCDLKPENILIKSYSRCEIKVIDLGSSCFLTDNLCLYVQSRSYRAPEVILGLPYDQRIDIWSLGCILSELYTGEVLFPNEPVPMMLAQMIGIIGPIDMEMLELGQETQKYFTDDYDLFTKNEETDQLEYLIPEKSSLRRHLQCPDSEFVDFLSYLLQINPRKRPTAEEALQHPWLSFAY
- the LOC136456768 gene encoding uncharacterized protein isoform X7 — protein: MATPGLDQVMAFLTDHGFAGAASALRDDVLARTAAGDETHDAALDPHLPPLRMPASAAGAGAGSGTPAPASPGSSSGSASSSAFVSMRSTPSGLLNPYGLWSPRHSQSDASSSEMEFGTARQYDTTDLFFQEDWLYDDHLFPSKLDDEDDEGKEEDKFVMDAHDGSEQVELGKLGAGHNHRHEHIGGDRCEGCAEVYTCSSPLCGCCGGGLKNDGLDVARSSSSTVYGRYQIMDDQTEILDDCAQDGFQLKQSGGIMFECGMPRDPRRGDDDSELSVVEKELQMLSSFDTGAVANHGVHDFTDNGELNGSCDKNLKSSIDKEYPKGHRIQPFPESGNPDEAYEFQNVGLLNADVQHSTALKAEEDAETNIDLALSDFHREYEVFELRIIHRKNRTGFEENKDFPIVLNSVVAGRYYITEYLGSAAFSKVVQAHDLQTGMDVCLKIIKNDKDFFDQSLDEIKLLKFVNKYDPLDEHHVLRLYDYFYHQEHLFIVTELLRANLYEFQKYNQESGGEVYFTLPRIQVIARQCLEALVYLHRLRVIHCDLKPENILIKSYSRCEIKVIDLGSSCFLTDNLCLYVQSRSYRAPEVILGLPYDQRIDIWSLGCILSELYTGEVLFPNEPVPMMLAQMIGIIGPIDMEMLELGQETQKYFTDDYDLFTKNEINPRKRPTAEEALQHPWLSFAY
- the LOC136456768 gene encoding uncharacterized protein isoform X6; its protein translation is MATPGLDQVMAFLTDHGFAGAASALRDDVLARTAAGDETHDAALDPHLPPLRMPASAAGAGAGSGTPAPASPGSSSGSASSSAFVSMRSTPSGLLNPYGLWSPRHSQSDASSSEMEFGTARQYDTTDLFFQEDWLYDDHLFPSKLDDEDDEGKEEDKFVMDAHDGSEQVELGKLGAGHNHRHEHIGGDRCEGCAEVYTCSSPLCGCCGGGLKNDGLDVARSSSSTVYGRYQIMDDQTEILDDCAQDGFQLKQSGGIMFECGMPRDPRRGDDDSELSVVEKELQMLSSFDTGAVANHGVHDFTDNGELNGSCDKNLKSSIDKEYPKGHRIQPFPESGNPDEAYEFQNVGLLNADVQHSTALKAEEDAETNIDLALSDFHREYEVFELRIIHRKNRTGFEENKDFPIVLNSVVAGRYYITEYLGSAAFSKVVQAHDLQTGMDVCLKIIKNDKDFFDQSLDEIKLLKFVNKYDPLDEHHVLRLYDYFYHQEHLFIVTELLRANLYEFQKYNQESGGEVYFTLPRIQVIARQCLEALVYLHRLRVIHCDLKPENILIKSYSRCEIKVIDLGSSCFLTDNLCLYVQSRSYRAPEVILGLPYDQRIDIWSLGCILSELYTGEVLFPNEPVPMMLAQMIGIIGPIDMEMLELGQETQKYFTDDYDLFTKNEGVPSAESSRSVRGLGKGVSGKPYPRLCNARRP